One window of Pleurodeles waltl isolate 20211129_DDA chromosome 3_1, aPleWal1.hap1.20221129, whole genome shotgun sequence genomic DNA carries:
- the LOC138284268 gene encoding zinc finger MYM-type protein 1-like: protein MNTVEQLLAKPFLGLSHEKKLIIKQLGPDRPDLKLQQTAQDRGKMYKRTFSNTWYSKVDWLTGCTSRNSVFCFPCLLFGGDIPWTKKGVTDLKHLSDKIKKHAHSRCHMENLTRLGMLGDAPIEAHISDTYRKAIMKHNEAVDKNRHILSKIIDCIRFCGAFELVLRANDESESSSNPGIFRGLVDLIGSIDREMETRLASVAVLKGTSKTIQNELLECMLEIIRSYIVQELKTTDFVAIQADDTTDVASKTQSVLIFRYIESDSKVVERFYGFTHLRDSSAETVATAMFTELNLIFPDNPQKQKLIAQSYDGASVRSGIFGGLQEKIRDVYPNAHYVHCYAHQLNVIMQQAVAKISEAQMFFLDVAGIAAFFLNSPKRTEILQDIVEKRVPKGSATCLNFNLRTINLIYEYRTDLENCFNTIESSGNFECKSRSEARGFARTLQDREFQFFLFLFHEIMPIVDKFYNQLQKRDIETIFIQWAKIQFVTSMNKVREGVDSLDSRLPKDSSFSNRRKNIGSLVQIAQVICDTIVVHANERFSFTKHLVSATLLQSNQFANYDISFPEQALNEAVEAYPMLNKEDLRTELTVLYGMHVYRQATGAISLLALIQKLNMEQSLTETVALLKILITTPMTTSESERCFSTLSRIKTFLRNTIIEERLNALAMLSIERDLVKRIPDFNIQVIEKFAAIKDRHADFIYKK from the coding sequence ATGAATACAGTGGAGCAGCTACTTGCAAAGCCATTCCTTGGACTGAGTCATGAAAAAAAACTAATTATTAAACAATTAGGACCTGATCGTCCAGACCTAAAACTACAACAAACCGCCCAAGACAGGGGAAAGATGTACAAACGTACATTCTCAAACACCTGGTACTCAAAGGTTGATTGGCTTACAGGGTGTACTTCAAGAAATTCTGTGTTCTGCTTTCCCTGCTTGCTGTTTGGTGGTGACATTCCTTGGACAAAAAAAGGAGTGACAGACTTGAAGCATTTGTCAGATAAAATAAAGAAGCATGCACACTCAAGGTGCCATATGGAAAACCTGACAAGACTGGGAATGTTAGGAGACGCGCCCATTGAAGCCCACATAAGCGACACATACAGAAAAGCAATAATGAAACACAACGAAGCAGTCGATAAAAATAGACACATACTGTCAAAAATAATTGATTGTATTCGTTTCTGTGGTGCTTTTGAACTGGTGTTACGAGCGAATGATGAATCTGAAAGTTCCTCAAATCCTGGCATATTCAGAGGCCTTGTAGATTTAATTGGAAGCATAGACCGTGAAATGGAAACACGTTTAGCAAGTGTTGCAGTGTTAAAGGGCACCTCTAAAACCATACAAAATGAACTTCTTGAATGTATGCTAGAGATTATAAGAAGCTACATTGTCCAAGAGTTGAAAACCACAGACTTTGTGGCTATTCAGGCTGATGACACCACTGATGTGGCCAGTAAAACACAGTCTGTATTAATCTTTCGGTATattgaaagtgacagtaaagtggtaGAGAGATTCTACGGTTTTACACATTTAAGAGACTCAAGTGCAGAAACCGTTGCTACAGCTATGTTCACTGAACTGAACTTGATTTTTCCAGATAACCCTCAAAAGCAAAAACTAATTGCACAAAGCTACGATGGTGCTTCAGTTAGGAGTGGAATTTTTGGTGGATTACAAGAAAAAATCAGAGATGTGTACCCTAATgcccattatgtgcactgttatgcccaTCAACTCAATGTTATTATGCAGCAAGCAGTAGCAAAGATCTCTGAGGCTCAAATGTTCTTTTTGGATGTAGCAGGAATAGCAGCATTCTTTTTGAATTCACCCAAAAGAACCGAAATACTTCAGGACATTGTGGAGAAAAGGGTTCCAAAAGGATCTGCAACTTGTTTGAACTTTAACTTACGCACAATCAACCTAATATACGAATATAGGACAGATCTTGAAAATTGTTTCAATACCATTGAATCCAGTGGTAACTTTGAATGCAAAAGTCGAAGTGAGGCCCGTGGCTTTGCTAGAACACTGCAAGACAGGGAGTTCCagttctttctgtttttgtttcatgAAATAATGcctattgttgacaaattctatAACCAGCTACAAAAACGAGACATAGAGACTATATTTATACAATGGGCTAAAATCCAGTTTGTCACCAGCATGAACAAAGTTAGAGAAGGGGTTGACAGTTTAGACAGCAGACTGCCAAAAGATTCTAGTTTTTCCAACCGTAGAAAAAACATCGGCAGTCTGGTCCAAATTGCGCAGGTAATATGTGACACTATAGTTGTGCATGCAAATGAACGTTTTTCTTTTACAAAGCATTTGGTGAGTGCCACATTACTGCAAAGTAACCAGTTTGCAAATTATGATATTTCCTTCCCTGAGCAAGCACTGAATGAGGCTGTGGAAGCTTATCCTATGCTCAATAAAGAGGATCTGAGAACTGAATTAACTGTACTATATGGAATGCATGTGTATCGGCAGGCTACTGGTGCCATTTCTTTGCTGGCTTTAATTCAAAAACTTAATATGGAACAATCACTTACAGAGACCGTGGCTTTACTAAAAATACTCATAACTACTCCCATGACAACATCTGAGTCGGAGCGATGTTTTTCAACTTTGAGCAGAATTAAGACTTTCTTAAGGAACACCATAATTGAGGAAAGACTAAATGCTTTAGCAATGTTATCTATAGAGAGAGACCTTGTTAAGAGAATCCCAGACTTTAATATTCAAGTAATTGAAAAGTTTGCAGCTATTAAAGACAGACATGCTGACTTCATCTACAAGAAGTGA